One window from the genome of Rhinolophus ferrumequinum isolate MPI-CBG mRhiFer1 chromosome 10, mRhiFer1_v1.p, whole genome shotgun sequence encodes:
- the LOC117029050 gene encoding olfactory receptor 6C2-like, whose amino-acid sequence MKNYTVTTFILLGLTDDLELQVLIFIFLFLTYMLSVTGNLTIITLTFVDPHLKTPMYFFLQNFSFLEVSFTTACIPRYLYNIATGDKVITYNACVIQVFFTDLFAVTEFFLLAAMSYDRYVAICKPLHYVTIMSSKVCRRLIFCCWLAGLLVIISPLSLGLTLKFCDLNVIDHFLCDASPLMKIACSDTWFMEQTVLICAVLTFILTFMCVVLSYTYIIKTILGFPSAQQRIKAFSTCSSHMIVVSITYGACMFIYMNPTAKEEVTVNKVVSLLISSISPMLNPFIYTLRNKQVKKAFNNSIKRIASFLRK is encoded by the coding sequence ATGAAAAACTATACAGTAACAACATTCATTCTGCTGGGACTGACAGATGACCTGGAACTGCAAgttctgatttttatctttctatttctcacTTACATGCTGAGTGTAACTGGAAACCTGACTATCATCACACTCACCTTTGTGGATCCCCACCTTAAAACACCCATgtacttttttttacaaaatttctcCTTCTTAGAGGTCTCATTCACAACTGCCTGTATTCCCAGATACTTGTATAACATAGCAACAGGTGACAAGGTTATTACCTACAATGCTTGTGTAATCCAAGTGTTTTTTACTGATCTCTTTGCAGTAACAGAATTTTTTCTGCTAGCCGCCATGTCCTATGACCGCTacgtggccatctgcaaaccccTTCATTATGTGACCATCATGAGCAGCAAAGTCTGCAGGAGACTTATTTTTTGCTGTTGGTTGGCTGGATTGTTGGTCATAATCTCCCCACTTAGTCTAGGGCTAACTCTGAAATTTTGCGATTTGAATGTCATTGATCATTTCCTCTGTGATGCTTCTCCCCTCATGAAAATAGCATGTTCAGACACATGGTTCATGGAACAAACTGTTCTAATCTGTGCTGTGCTGACCTTCATTTTGACTTTCATGTGTGTAGTTCTATCCTATACTTACATTATCAAGACAATTTTAGGATTTCCATCTGCCCAGCAAAGAATAAAGGCTTTTTCCACCTGTTCTTCCCACATGATTGTGGTTTCCATCACCTACGGCGCATGCATGTTCATCTATATGAATCCTACAGCAAAGGAAGAAGTGACTGTTAATAAAGTGGTTTCACTActcatttcttccatttcacctatgttaaatccatttatttatacACTGAGAAATAAGCAAGTAAAGAAAGCCTTCAACAACTCCATCAAAAGAATTGCATCATtcttaagaaagtaa
- the LOC117029044 gene encoding olfactory receptor 6C2-like gives MRNDTVTTFILLGLTDDPQLQVLIFIFLFLTYTLSITGNLIIITLTFMDSHLRTPMYFFLKNFSFLEISFTSACIPRYLYSIATGDKVITYKACITQVFFTDLCGVTEFFLLAAMSYDRYVAICKPLHYVTIMSSRVCRTLITCCWMAGLCIIIPPLSLGLNLIFCDSNMIDHFACDAFPLVKISCSDTWFMEQTVIICAVLTLNMTLTCVVLSYAYILKTIFRFPSVQQRKKAFSTCSSHMIVVAITYGTCIFIYMNPTAKEEVTINKVVSLLISSISPTLNPFIYTLRNNQVKKAFKDTIKRIAFLSTK, from the coding sequence ATGAGAAACGATACAGTAACAACATTCATTCTGCTGGGACTGACAGATGACCCTCAGCTGcaggttttgatttttatctttctgtttctcaccTATACACTGAGCATAACTGGAAATCTGATCATCATCACACTCACCTTTATGGATTCCCATCTTAGAACACCtatgtactttttcttaaaaaatttctccttcttgGAGATTTCTTTCACATCTGCCTGTATTCCCAGATACTTGTATAGCATAGCAACAGGTGACAAGGTCATTACCTATAAAGCCTGTATTACCCAAGTATTTTTTACTGACCTCTGTGGAGTAACAGAATTTTTTCTGCTAGCTGCCATGTCCTATGaccgctatgtggccatctgcaaaccccTTCATTATGTGACCATCATGAGCAGTAGGGTCTGCAGGACTCTCATCACCTGTTGTTGGATGGCTGGTTTATGTATAATAATCCCTCCACTTAGCCTGGGGTTAAATCTCATATTTTGTGACTCTAACATGATTGATCATTTTGCCTGTGATGCATTTCCCTTAGTGAAAATCTCATGTTCTGACACATGGTTCATGGAACAGACAGTTATAATCTGTGCTGTGCTGACCCTAAATATGACTCTTACTTGTGTAGTTCTGTCATATGCTTACATCCTCAAGACAATTTTTAGATTCCCTTCTgttcagcaaaggaaaaaggccTTTTCCACCTGTTCTTCCCACATGATTGTGGTTGCCATCACCTATGGCACATGCATTTTCATCTATATGAATCCTACAGCAAAGGAAGAGGTGACCATTAATAAAGTGGTTTCACTGCTCATTTCTTCTATTTCACCTACATTGAACCCATTTATTTATACCTTGAGAAACAATCAAGTTAAGAAAGCCTTCAAGGACACAATCAAAAGAATTGCCTTCCTCTCAACTAagtaa